A stretch of the Dehalococcoidia bacterium genome encodes the following:
- a CDS encoding MaoC family dehydratase N-terminal domain-containing protein — protein sequence MTDQRSLITDDVRAMIGSEAAPRSLVIDPIVGRRLAEALGEAPDAIAAAEFAPAFYFSAFESFIPPTGITGELASGVLAGDEWEQFRPLRWGERIVSSGRIADIYERFGGRHGQTLYLRYEWRFTDERGELVAVSRRIFARYATSDGDDEEAP from the coding sequence GTGACCGATCAACGCTCTCTGATCACGGACGACGTGCGCGCCATGATCGGCAGCGAGGCCGCGCCGCGCAGCCTCGTGATCGACCCGATCGTCGGCCGGCGGCTGGCCGAGGCCCTTGGCGAAGCGCCCGACGCGATCGCCGCCGCCGAGTTCGCGCCGGCGTTCTACTTCTCGGCCTTCGAGTCGTTCATTCCGCCCACCGGCATTACCGGCGAACTGGCCAGCGGCGTGCTGGCGGGTGACGAGTGGGAGCAGTTCCGTCCGCTGCGCTGGGGTGAACGGATCGTCAGCAGCGGGCGCATCGCCGACATTTACGAGCGCTTCGGCGGACGACACGGCCAAACGCTCTATCTCCGGTACGAGTGGCGCTTCACCGACGAGCGCGGCGAGCTGGTGGCCGTCTCGCGGCGCATCTTCGCCCGCTACGCCACGAGCGACGGGGACGACGAGGAGGCGCCGTGA